One part of the Geoanaerobacter pelophilus genome encodes these proteins:
- a CDS encoding PAS domain-containing sensor histidine kinase — protein sequence MKSTLSPLSVSDAASAAFSAELQRLREENEYLRNKLVNKNSYIRKKTNELLEIMGTKPLRPEELDDETLVDVDPIGIISGSIKHVLDNHRETNKQLHIVNENTAAIFAAAEVGILVIDSRKRILSCNNKLQELFFPDKEIGSIIGLYCNDVVCKNSRPAEGCACEMIQSGRDICRINSWKLGDRIFNVVATPIKHQDGNIADVVVVYNEITELKTAEEQLSHLNVELESRIRERTTQLELVNNELESFCYTVSHDLRAPLRHINGFSSILSDECADVLNDLGKDCLKRICNASNRMSELIDDLLHLSRVAKQEIRQVDFDLSRSAERIIVMFRDTEPDRSVRTVVAPGLTASGDATLLEMVLQNLIGNAWKYSAGNPDALIEVGMVNNKGKQTFFVRDNGVGFDMVYCKKLFQVFERLHGDEFEGTGVGLATVKRIIARHGGLIWAEAAVGKGATFYFTLPEATEALASSVNRRV from the coding sequence ATGAAAAGCACTCTCTCTCCTCTATCCGTATCGGATGCGGCCTCGGCAGCTTTTAGCGCTGAGCTGCAGCGTTTACGCGAAGAAAACGAATACCTGCGCAATAAATTGGTTAACAAGAACAGTTATATCCGCAAAAAGACCAACGAGCTGCTGGAAATTATGGGTACCAAGCCACTCCGGCCTGAAGAGCTGGATGATGAAACCCTCGTTGATGTTGACCCAATCGGCATTATTTCCGGCTCAATCAAGCATGTTCTGGACAACCACCGGGAAACCAACAAACAGCTGCACATTGTCAATGAGAACACTGCCGCAATATTTGCTGCCGCAGAAGTAGGAATACTGGTTATTGATAGTCGGAAGCGAATCCTGTCGTGCAACAATAAGCTGCAAGAGCTGTTTTTTCCGGATAAGGAAATTGGCTCAATAATCGGGCTTTACTGTAATGATGTGGTTTGCAAAAACTCGCGACCAGCAGAGGGGTGTGCCTGTGAGATGATCCAGAGTGGTAGAGACATTTGCCGCATCAACAGCTGGAAGCTTGGTGACCGCATCTTCAATGTTGTCGCAACACCTATCAAGCATCAGGATGGCAATATCGCAGATGTGGTTGTTGTCTACAATGAAATTACTGAGTTAAAGACAGCGGAAGAGCAGCTCAGCCATCTGAATGTTGAGCTGGAAAGCCGGATCAGGGAACGTACCACCCAGCTCGAATTGGTAAATAATGAGCTCGAATCTTTCTGTTATACGGTGTCTCACGATCTGCGGGCCCCGCTGCGCCATATAAACGGTTTTTCATCCATCCTCTCCGATGAATGCGCTGACGTATTGAATGACTTGGGGAAGGACTGCCTGAAAAGAATCTGCAATGCCAGCAATCGCATGAGTGAATTGATTGATGACCTGCTCCACTTGTCCAGGGTTGCCAAACAGGAAATCAGGCAGGTGGACTTTGATTTGAGCCGGTCTGCCGAACGGATCATTGTCATGTTTCGCGATACTGAGCCGGACCGCAGTGTGCGCACCGTTGTAGCCCCAGGTCTTACGGCGTCCGGTGATGCCACGTTGCTGGAAATGGTCCTGCAGAATTTGATCGGTAACGCCTGGAAATATTCCGCGGGCAATCCTGATGCATTGATTGAAGTCGGCATGGTCAATAATAAGGGAAAGCAGACATTCTTTGTTCGAGATAATGGCGTTGGCTTTGACATGGTGTATTGCAAAAAGCTTTTCCAGGTATTCGAGCGGCTCCATGGCGATGAGTTTGAAGGGACCGGCGTCGGGCTGGCAACAGTTAAAAGGATTATTGCCAGGCATGGCGGTCTCATCTGGGCCGAGGCTGCCGTCGGCAAGGGAGCGACATTTTATTTCACCCTGCCGGAGGCAACAGAAGCGTTAGCTTCGAGCGTGAATCGCCGCGTCTGA
- a CDS encoding sulfurtransferase TusA family protein: protein MMMATPPRTVEFDIRGQICPATLLVALREINKHFTEINLGKMQLLFRTDNRDSINTIPESALNMGLHCSVVKNETGYTLLISNQE, encoded by the coding sequence ATGATGATGGCAACTCCGCCCAGAACAGTTGAATTCGATATCCGCGGCCAGATTTGCCCGGCCACTTTATTGGTTGCTCTCAGAGAGATAAATAAACATTTCACTGAGATCAATTTGGGCAAAATGCAGCTTCTTTTTCGGACCGATAACCGTGATTCCATCAATACCATCCCCGAATCGGCTCTTAACATGGGGCTCCATTGTTCAGTAGTTAAAAACGAAACCGGATATACACTCCTGATCTCAAATCAGGAGTGA
- a CDS encoding YeeE/YedE family protein, which yields MHRADFCVSGMFRDIFLLKSFFKLRMLMLLVVTSMLLFEAARQAGLLPLYPFPLIGSPSLANLIGGLLFGIGMVLAGGCVVGTLYKMGAGSVPSMVAFFGLIAGSAMYAELHPWWGSIVRRTGFFTGEITVPQLFGIDPFFPVLMVSIISIWYFYRVYRSNGWVRATYADGAMQQWQAALMLAVIGTISYVTVGVPLGITTAYAKIAGYCESLLFPEHFQSLSYFKLLPVNYFHALSGIQFVGGPGPKLDAIVLLQFPVVAGIVIGSASSALLLKEFKIFVDLPLRQYISAFIGGIIMGLASRMAPACNVWHLFGGLPIMAMQSILFVAGIIPGAWLGTLFLTRLVLR from the coding sequence ATGCATCGTGCCGACTTTTGCGTTTCCGGAATGTTCAGGGATATCTTCCTGTTAAAGTCATTCTTCAAGCTGCGCATGCTCATGCTGCTGGTAGTAACCAGCATGCTGCTCTTTGAAGCAGCCCGCCAGGCTGGTCTGCTCCCTCTTTACCCGTTTCCATTGATTGGCTCTCCGTCGCTTGCCAACCTGATTGGCGGACTACTCTTCGGTATCGGTATGGTGCTTGCTGGAGGTTGCGTCGTTGGCACGCTCTATAAAATGGGCGCTGGCAGTGTTCCTTCAATGGTTGCCTTTTTCGGGCTTATCGCCGGTAGTGCTATGTATGCCGAGCTTCACCCCTGGTGGGGCTCCATTGTCAGGAGAACAGGTTTTTTCACCGGGGAAATCACTGTTCCTCAGCTATTTGGCATTGACCCGTTTTTCCCGGTGCTGATGGTGTCGATTATTTCAATATGGTATTTTTATCGGGTTTACCGGAGTAATGGATGGGTACGTGCCACCTATGCGGATGGTGCGATGCAGCAATGGCAGGCGGCGCTCATGCTTGCGGTTATTGGTACAATTTCCTATGTTACTGTCGGTGTACCGCTGGGGATTACCACGGCGTATGCCAAGATTGCCGGATATTGCGAGTCACTGCTGTTCCCGGAACATTTTCAATCACTCAGCTATTTCAAGTTGTTGCCGGTTAATTATTTTCATGCTCTTTCCGGGATACAGTTTGTTGGTGGTCCCGGCCCCAAGCTGGATGCCATTGTGCTGTTACAGTTTCCGGTTGTTGCCGGTATTGTGATCGGCAGTGCTTCTTCCGCCTTGTTGTTAAAAGAGTTTAAGATCTTTGTCGATTTGCCGTTAAGACAATATATATCGGCATTTATCGGTGGGATCATCATGGGGCTGGCATCGCGGATGGCGCCGGCCTGCAACGTATGGCACCTGTTCGGCGGCTTGCCGATTATGGCGATGCAGAGCATTCTTTTTGTAGCCGGGATAATCCCCGGAGCGTGGCTTGGAACGCTATTCCTGACGAGATTGGTGCTGAGATGA